A single region of the Streptomyces caelestis genome encodes:
- a CDS encoding histone-like nucleoid-structuring protein Lsr2, whose protein sequence is MAQKVVVTLFDDIDGSEAAETIAFGLDGKSYEIDLNEVNAGALRKALAPYVEAGRKRSRSGRAYRQTEVAPDPSAVRAWAQAHKMDVPARGRIPKRVYEAFTAAQ, encoded by the coding sequence GTGGCGCAGAAGGTCGTGGTCACTCTCTTTGACGACATCGACGGCTCGGAAGCGGCGGAAACGATCGCCTTCGGACTGGACGGCAAGTCGTACGAGATCGACCTGAACGAAGTCAATGCCGGCGCACTGCGGAAGGCGCTCGCGCCCTACGTGGAAGCCGGCCGCAAGCGGTCCCGCTCGGGCCGGGCGTACCGGCAGACGGAGGTCGCCCCCGACCCGTCGGCCGTGCGGGCCTGGGCCCAGGCCCACAAGATGGACGTCCCCGCCCGCGGGCGCATCCCCAAGAGGGTCTACGAGGCGTTCACCGCCGCGCAGTGA
- a CDS encoding ABC transporter ATP-binding protein, with protein MENNGHEHVVEVTDLRRVYGGGFEAVSGISFSVRRGEIFALLGTNGAGKTSTVEVLEGLAAPADGRVRVLGHDPYTDRALVRPRTGVMLQEGGFPSELTVAETARMWAGCVSGARPPAEVLALVGLESKAGIRVKQLSGGQRRRLDLALALLGDPEVLFLDEPTTGLDAEGRRDTWELVSALRDGGTTVLLTTHYLEEAENLADRLAIMHEGRIATTGTPAEVTAAEPSRISFELPEGYFVGDLPPLGELGVTGYETDGRIIRLRTHELQRTATGLLTWAAQARVELRRLDVRSASLEEAFLGIAREVSGERATTTKEYTA; from the coding sequence ATGGAAAACAACGGACACGAACACGTGGTTGAGGTCACTGACCTGCGGCGTGTGTACGGGGGCGGGTTCGAGGCGGTAAGCGGAATCAGCTTTTCCGTACGGCGCGGGGAGATCTTCGCCCTGCTGGGCACCAACGGCGCGGGCAAGACGTCGACCGTGGAAGTACTGGAGGGACTCGCAGCGCCGGCGGACGGGCGGGTGCGGGTCCTCGGGCACGACCCGTATACCGACCGGGCCCTCGTACGGCCCCGCACCGGCGTGATGCTCCAGGAAGGCGGCTTCCCGTCCGAACTGACCGTCGCGGAGACCGCGCGGATGTGGGCGGGATGCGTGAGCGGGGCCCGGCCGCCGGCGGAGGTCCTGGCGCTGGTCGGGCTGGAGTCGAAGGCCGGCATCCGGGTCAAGCAGTTGTCCGGCGGCCAGCGGCGCCGGCTGGACCTGGCGCTCGCGCTGCTCGGCGACCCCGAGGTGCTCTTCCTGGACGAGCCGACCACCGGCCTGGACGCCGAAGGCCGCCGCGACACCTGGGAGTTGGTGAGCGCGCTGCGCGACGGCGGTACGACGGTGCTGCTGACCACGCATTACCTGGAGGAGGCCGAGAACCTCGCCGACCGGCTGGCGATCATGCACGAGGGCCGGATCGCCACCACCGGGACCCCTGCCGAGGTGACCGCCGCCGAACCCTCGCGGATCTCCTTCGAGCTGCCCGAGGGCTACTTCGTCGGCGATCTCCCGCCGCTCGGCGAGCTCGGCGTGACCGGGTACGAGACCGACGGCCGGATCATCCGGCTCCGCACCCATGAACTGCAACGGACGGCCACCGGGCTGCTGACGTGGGCCGCACAGGCCCGTGTGGAGCTGCGCCGCCTGGACGTGCGGTCGGCCTCCTTGGAGGAGGCGTTCCTCGGGATCGCCCGGGAGGTCTCCGGCGAGCGGGCCACGACGACGAAGGAGTACACGGCATGA
- a CDS encoding ABC transporter permease yields MSATRTTPRPAPAVTTPLSRMTALARAEMTLLGRTKGALVAALFAPLVLPVSTSQVSKEMDLAEAGLSTGTLVLPASVGFSLLFAVYSVLVGALVVRREELVLKRLRTGELRDVEILAGSALPAVLIGLVQCLVLAVACSALLDLSAPSALHLAVVGLLLGLVMCAALAAATASFTKTGESAQVTPMPLMVISMMGSGMFFPLELLPDRVASVCELLPLTPVVTLVRGGWTGDLSVSEALGAVATAVVWIVIAVFAVRRWFRWEPRR; encoded by the coding sequence ATGAGCGCCACCCGCACGACCCCCCGCCCGGCGCCGGCGGTGACTACTCCACTGAGCCGGATGACGGCGCTCGCCCGTGCCGAAATGACCCTGCTCGGGCGGACCAAGGGCGCGCTCGTCGCCGCGCTGTTCGCACCGCTGGTGCTGCCGGTCAGCACATCGCAGGTGTCCAAGGAGATGGACCTCGCCGAAGCCGGGCTGAGCACCGGCACCCTGGTGCTGCCCGCCTCGGTCGGCTTCTCCCTGCTGTTCGCCGTCTACTCGGTGCTCGTCGGCGCCCTCGTCGTCCGGCGCGAGGAACTCGTCCTCAAGCGGCTGCGCACCGGTGAGCTGCGGGACGTCGAGATCCTGGCCGGTTCAGCGCTGCCCGCCGTCCTCATCGGGCTCGTGCAATGCCTGGTGCTGGCGGTGGCCTGCTCGGCCCTGCTGGATCTGTCCGCGCCGTCCGCGCTCCATCTGGCCGTCGTCGGCCTGCTGTTGGGGCTCGTGATGTGCGCCGCGCTCGCCGCCGCCACCGCGAGCTTCACCAAGACCGGCGAGAGCGCCCAGGTCACGCCCATGCCGCTGATGGTCATCTCGATGATGGGCTCCGGCATGTTCTTCCCGCTGGAGCTGCTGCCGGACCGCGTGGCCTCCGTCTGCGAACTCCTGCCGCTGACGCCCGTCGTCACCCTGGTGCGCGGCGGCTGGACCGGCGACCTGTCGGTGTCCGAGGCGCTGGGCGCCGTCGCGACGGCGGTGGTCTGGATCGTCATCGCGGTGTTTGCTGTACGGCGGTGGTTCCGCTGGGAACCGCGGCGTTGA
- a CDS encoding sensor histidine kinase has translation MRGPGRWWRGQSKPEKVETYTRWSFYSFAVIEFVTVALTAMIPLGAWLGAALLLPAGVHAALCFVTVSRALDWMRGRRPQPVGLLWSLTAVSAVVGVTVIGIAERGPDRERVDAAAGTAFGVVLIIGVGIIALGIRERKRVFAVVGAFTAGSWIVAFTRGASAGESIFASVLVLFCGGVMAFTAIVSVWLLNIVYELDEARETRTRLAVAEERLRFGRDLHDVMGRNLAVIALKSELAVQLAQRDRPEAVAQMVEVQRLAQESQREVREVVRGYREADLASELAGAQGVLTAAGIDCTVSGAPAAGLPVAAQSALGWVVREAATNVLRHGDARRCGVRLRVWEGRVVLSVENDGVTETGGGPSGSTGSGLAGLRERLAEIDGTLEAGPAGKGLFRLTAEIPLPSRSAPAESVAAVPSMSEVTP, from the coding sequence ATGCGCGGGCCGGGCAGGTGGTGGCGGGGGCAGAGCAAGCCGGAGAAGGTCGAGACGTACACGCGCTGGTCGTTCTACTCCTTCGCGGTGATCGAGTTCGTCACGGTCGCGCTCACGGCCATGATCCCGTTGGGAGCGTGGCTGGGGGCCGCTCTGCTGCTGCCTGCGGGCGTCCACGCCGCGCTCTGCTTCGTCACCGTCTCACGGGCGCTGGACTGGATGCGGGGCAGGCGGCCCCAGCCCGTCGGACTGCTGTGGTCGCTGACCGCCGTCAGCGCCGTGGTCGGCGTCACCGTCATCGGCATCGCGGAACGCGGACCGGACCGCGAGAGGGTGGACGCCGCCGCGGGCACGGCCTTCGGTGTGGTCCTCATCATCGGAGTCGGCATCATCGCGCTGGGCATCCGTGAGCGGAAGCGCGTGTTCGCCGTCGTCGGGGCCTTCACCGCGGGCTCCTGGATCGTGGCGTTCACCAGGGGTGCCTCGGCGGGGGAATCGATCTTCGCGTCGGTGCTCGTGCTGTTCTGCGGCGGAGTCATGGCCTTCACGGCCATCGTCTCGGTGTGGCTGCTCAACATCGTCTACGAACTCGACGAGGCCCGCGAGACCCGGACCCGGCTCGCCGTCGCCGAGGAACGGCTGAGGTTCGGGCGGGACCTGCACGACGTCATGGGGCGGAACCTCGCCGTCATCGCGCTCAAGAGCGAGCTGGCCGTGCAGCTCGCCCAGCGGGACAGGCCGGAGGCCGTGGCGCAGATGGTCGAGGTGCAGCGGCTCGCGCAGGAGTCGCAGCGGGAGGTCCGCGAGGTCGTCCGGGGCTACCGGGAGGCCGACCTCGCCTCGGAACTCGCCGGTGCGCAGGGCGTGCTGACGGCGGCCGGTATCGACTGCACGGTGAGCGGGGCGCCGGCGGCGGGGCTGCCGGTCGCGGCGCAGTCCGCCCTGGGATGGGTGGTGCGGGAAGCCGCCACGAACGTCCTGCGGCACGGGGACGCACGGCGGTGCGGGGTGAGACTGCGGGTGTGGGAGGGGCGCGTGGTGTTGTCCGTGGAGAACGACGGGGTCACCGAGACCGGGGGCGGGCCCTCCGGCTCGACCGGCTCCGGGCTCGCCGGGCTGCGGGAGCGGCTGGCGGAGATCGACGGGACGCTGGAGGCCGGGCCCGCGGGCAAGGGGCTGTTCCGGCTGACGGCGGAGATTCCGCTGCCGTCGCGGTCCGCCCCTGCCGAGTCCGTCGCCGCTGTGCCTTCCATGAGTGAGGTCACGCCATGA
- a CDS encoding response regulator transcription factor yields MTVVEPVRLLLADDEHLIRGALAALLSLEDDIMVVAEAATGPEALAMARAHQPDVAVLDLQMPGADGVKVATSLRTELPGCKVLIVTSHGRPGHLKRALEAGVRGFVPKTVSAQRLAELIRTVHAGNRYVDPELAADAIAAGDSPLTARETEVLELAADGAPVAEIAERAALSQGTVRNYLSSAVSKLGAENRHAAVRLARERGWV; encoded by the coding sequence ATGACGGTCGTGGAGCCCGTGCGGCTGCTGCTCGCCGATGACGAGCACCTCATCCGCGGGGCGCTCGCCGCGCTGCTGTCGCTGGAGGACGACATCATGGTCGTCGCCGAGGCGGCCACCGGGCCGGAGGCGCTGGCGATGGCCCGGGCGCACCAGCCCGACGTCGCCGTCCTGGATCTCCAGATGCCCGGCGCCGACGGTGTGAAGGTCGCCACATCCCTGCGCACCGAACTGCCCGGCTGCAAGGTGCTCATCGTCACCAGCCACGGGCGGCCCGGGCATCTGAAGCGGGCGCTGGAGGCCGGGGTGCGGGGGTTCGTGCCGAAGACCGTGAGTGCGCAGCGGCTCGCCGAGCTCATTCGCACGGTGCACGCCGGGAACCGTTACGTCGACCCGGAGTTGGCCGCCGACGCGATCGCCGCCGGGGACTCGCCGCTGACCGCCCGGGAGACCGAGGTGCTGGAACTCGCCGCCGACGGAGCACCCGTCGCGGAGATCGCGGAGCGGGCCGCGCTGTCACAGGGGACCGTGCGGAACTACCTGTCGTCGGCCGTGTCGAAGCTCGGGGCGGAGAACCGGCATGCCGCGGTACGACTCGCACGGGAGCGAGGTTGGGTATAG
- a CDS encoding phosphoribosylaminoimidazolesuccinocarboxamide synthase: protein MSGFVEKPEPIQVPGLVHLHTGKVRELYQNEAGDLVMVASDRISAFDWVLPTEIPDKGRVLTQLSLWWFDQLADLIPNHVLSTELPAGAPADWAGRTLVCKSLQMVPVECVARGYLTGSGLVEYNESRTVCGLALPEGLVDGSELPAPIFTPATKAAVGEHDENVSYEEVARQVGADTAARLRQATLAVYSRGRDIARERGIILADTKFEFGFDGDSLVLADEVLTADSSRFWPADQWQPGRVQPSYDKQYVRDWLTSAESGWDRRSEQPPPALPQEVVDATRAKYVEAYERLTGITWT from the coding sequence GTGTCCGGATTCGTAGAGAAGCCCGAGCCGATCCAGGTTCCGGGTCTGGTGCATCTGCACACCGGAAAGGTGCGCGAGCTGTACCAGAACGAAGCGGGGGACCTCGTGATGGTCGCCAGCGACCGTATCTCCGCGTTCGACTGGGTGCTGCCGACCGAGATCCCCGACAAGGGCCGGGTCCTCACGCAGCTCTCCCTGTGGTGGTTCGACCAGCTCGCCGACCTGATCCCGAACCACGTCCTGAGCACGGAACTGCCCGCGGGCGCCCCCGCCGACTGGGCGGGCCGCACGCTCGTGTGCAAGTCCCTCCAGATGGTCCCCGTGGAGTGCGTGGCCCGCGGCTACCTGACCGGCTCGGGCCTGGTCGAGTACAACGAGTCCCGCACGGTCTGCGGCCTGGCCCTCCCGGAGGGCCTGGTCGACGGCAGTGAACTGCCCGCCCCGATCTTCACCCCGGCCACCAAGGCCGCCGTCGGCGAGCACGACGAGAACGTCTCCTACGAGGAGGTCGCCCGCCAGGTCGGCGCCGACACCGCCGCCCGGCTGCGCCAGGCGACCCTCGCCGTCTACTCCCGGGGCCGGGACATCGCCCGCGAGCGGGGCATCATCCTCGCGGACACGAAGTTCGAGTTCGGCTTCGACGGCGACTCCCTGGTCCTCGCGGACGAGGTCCTCACCGCGGACTCCTCCCGCTTCTGGCCGGCCGACCAGTGGCAGCCGGGCCGCGTGCAGCCGTCGTACGACAAGCAGTACGTCCGCGACTGGCTGACCTCGGCGGAGTCCGGCTGGGACCGCAGGAGCGAGCAGCCGCCGCCCGCGCTGCCGCAGGAGGTCGTCGACGCCACCCGCGCCAAGTACGTGGAGGCGTACGAGCGCCTGACCGGCATCACCTGGACGTAG
- a CDS encoding N,N-dimethylformamidase beta subunit family domain-containing protein — MGSEQIRRWESGALAHAVTDPFGQGPVPWLRGNVTYVDDSGQVVPWYVDQDPAPAPRKGNRSGGPRAADDVHRQIKGFTSTGAVAPGEAIDFHITVDPPQEFGVDIYRIGHYGGDGAAKITTSPRLSGIVQPPPLTADRTVSCHHWWLSWRLQIPSYWNIGAYVAVLTTADGYRSHVPFTVRHDQPADLLLVLPDITWQAYNLYPEDGRTGASLYHAWDEKGRLLGEADAATTVSFDRPYAGAGLPLHVGHAYDIIRWAERYGYDVAYATAGDLHAGRVDPTRYRGLVFPGHDEYWSAPMRRAVELARDAGTSLVFLSANSMYWQVELGPSPSGVPDRLLTCRKRRGPGKPVLWREIDRAEQQLIGIQYAGPVPEPHPLIVRNAGHWLWEATGAHEGDEIEGLVAGEADRYYPRTPLPEHEERVLLAHSPYTDKRGAPRHQETSLYRAPSGAWVFASGTFAWTPALGRPGHVDPRIQRATANLLDRICKRD, encoded by the coding sequence ATGGGTTCGGAGCAGATCCGCCGCTGGGAGTCGGGAGCGCTGGCGCACGCCGTGACGGACCCTTTCGGGCAGGGCCCCGTTCCGTGGCTGCGCGGAAACGTCACGTACGTCGACGACAGCGGTCAGGTCGTCCCCTGGTACGTGGACCAGGACCCGGCCCCCGCCCCGAGGAAGGGCAACCGCTCCGGCGGCCCCCGCGCGGCCGACGACGTCCACCGCCAGATCAAGGGCTTCACCTCCACCGGCGCGGTCGCGCCCGGCGAGGCCATCGACTTCCACATCACCGTCGACCCGCCCCAGGAGTTCGGCGTCGACATCTACCGCATCGGCCACTACGGCGGAGACGGCGCCGCGAAGATCACCACCAGCCCACGCCTGTCCGGCATCGTGCAGCCCCCGCCGCTCACGGCGGACCGTACGGTCTCCTGCCACCACTGGTGGCTGTCCTGGCGGCTCCAGATCCCGTCGTACTGGAACATCGGCGCGTACGTCGCCGTCCTCACCACCGCCGACGGCTACCGCTCCCACGTCCCGTTCACGGTCCGCCACGACCAGCCCGCCGACCTGCTCCTCGTCCTGCCCGACATCACCTGGCAGGCGTACAACCTCTACCCGGAGGACGGCCGCACCGGCGCCAGCCTCTACCACGCCTGGGACGAGAAGGGCCGTTTACTGGGCGAGGCCGATGCGGCCACCACGGTCTCCTTCGACCGCCCGTACGCGGGCGCCGGCCTCCCCCTGCACGTCGGGCACGCCTACGACATCATCCGCTGGGCCGAGCGCTACGGCTACGACGTCGCCTACGCCACCGCCGGCGACCTGCACGCGGGCCGCGTCGACCCCACCCGCTACCGCGGCCTGGTCTTCCCGGGCCACGACGAGTACTGGTCGGCCCCGATGCGCCGGGCCGTGGAGCTCGCCCGCGACGCCGGCACCTCGCTCGTCTTCCTCTCCGCCAACTCCATGTACTGGCAGGTGGAGCTGGGCCCTTCCCCGTCCGGCGTCCCCGACCGCCTGCTGACCTGCCGCAAGCGCCGGGGCCCCGGCAAGCCGGTGCTGTGGCGGGAGATCGACCGGGCGGAGCAGCAGCTCATCGGCATCCAGTACGCCGGGCCCGTCCCCGAGCCTCATCCGCTGATCGTGCGCAACGCCGGCCACTGGCTGTGGGAGGCGACCGGGGCGCACGAGGGGGACGAGATCGAGGGCCTGGTGGCGGGCGAGGCCGACCGCTACTACCCGCGCACCCCGCTGCCCGAGCACGAGGAGCGTGTGCTGCTCGCCCACTCCCCGTACACCGACAAGAGGGGAGCACCACGCCACCAGGAGACGTCCCTGTACCGCGCCCCCTCCGGCGCCTGGGTCTTCGCGTCCGGAACGTTCGCCTGGACCCCGGCCCTGGGCCGCCCGGGCCACGTCGACCCCCGCATCCAACGGGCCACCGCAAACCTCCTGGACCGCATCTGCAAACGCGACTGA
- the purD gene encoding phosphoribosylamine--glycine ligase, producing the protein MKVLVIGSGAREHALCHSLSHDPDVTALHCAPGNAGIAEVAELHQVDALDGTAVTALAKQLGADLVVVGPEAPLVAGVADAVREAGIPVFGPSGPAARLEGSKAFAKDVMATAEVPTARSYVCTTPEEVDAALDAFGAPYVVKDDGLAAGKGVVVTDDLDAARAHAVACERVVIEEYLDGPEVSLFAVTDGETVVPLQPAQDFKRALDGDQGPNTGGMGAYSPLPWADPKLVDEVLETVLQPTVDEMKRRGTPFSGLLYAGLAITSRGVRVIEFNARFGDPETQVVLARLKTPLAGLLMAAATGNLAHLEPLRWSDDAAVTVVIASHNYPGTPRTGDPITGLDEVAAQDAPHAYVLHAGTRRDGDAIVSAGGRVLSVTATGKDLAEARDRAYTAVGRIRLAGSQHRTDIAAKAAGA; encoded by the coding sequence GTGAAGGTCCTCGTCATCGGCAGCGGCGCCCGCGAACACGCCCTGTGCCACTCCCTGTCCCACGACCCCGACGTCACCGCGCTGCACTGCGCCCCCGGCAACGCCGGCATCGCCGAGGTCGCCGAGCTGCACCAGGTCGACGCCCTGGACGGCACGGCCGTCACCGCGCTGGCCAAGCAGCTCGGCGCGGATCTCGTGGTCGTCGGCCCGGAGGCGCCGCTGGTCGCCGGTGTCGCCGACGCCGTCCGCGAGGCCGGCATCCCGGTCTTCGGCCCGTCCGGGCCGGCCGCCCGGCTCGAGGGCTCCAAGGCCTTCGCGAAGGACGTCATGGCGACAGCCGAGGTGCCCACGGCACGGTCGTACGTCTGCACGACCCCCGAGGAGGTCGACGCGGCCCTCGACGCCTTCGGCGCCCCGTACGTGGTCAAGGACGACGGGCTCGCCGCCGGCAAGGGCGTCGTCGTCACCGACGACCTCGACGCGGCCAGGGCCCACGCCGTCGCCTGCGAGCGCGTGGTCATCGAGGAGTACCTCGACGGCCCCGAGGTCTCCCTGTTCGCCGTCACCGACGGTGAGACGGTCGTGCCGCTCCAGCCCGCCCAGGACTTCAAGCGCGCGCTGGACGGCGACCAGGGCCCCAACACCGGCGGCATGGGCGCGTACTCCCCGCTGCCGTGGGCCGACCCGAAGCTGGTCGACGAGGTGCTCGAGACCGTCCTCCAGCCGACCGTGGACGAGATGAAGCGCCGCGGCACGCCGTTCTCCGGGCTGCTCTACGCCGGACTCGCGATCACCTCCCGCGGCGTCCGCGTGATCGAGTTCAACGCCCGCTTCGGCGACCCCGAGACCCAGGTCGTCCTGGCCCGGCTGAAGACGCCGCTGGCCGGTCTCCTGATGGCCGCGGCCACCGGCAACCTCGCCCACCTGGAGCCGCTGCGCTGGAGCGACGACGCGGCCGTCACGGTGGTCATCGCCTCGCACAACTACCCCGGCACCCCGCGCACCGGCGACCCGATCACCGGTCTCGACGAGGTCGCCGCCCAGGACGCCCCGCACGCGTACGTGCTGCACGCAGGCACCAGGCGTGACGGTGACGCGATCGTCAGCGCGGGCGGCCGCGTCCTGTCCGTCACGGCCACCGGCAAGGACCTCGCCGAGGCCCGCGACCGCGCCTACACGGCCGTCGGCCGCATCCGGCTCGCCGGTTCCCAGCACCGCACGGACATCGCCGCGAAGGCGGCAGGCGCGTAA